The genomic segment TGTATGGCTGGGACAGCTGGCAACGCCAGCAGCGCTTGTGGCAAACCGCCGAACAAGTCCGGGACTACCTGGTGTTTCTGCGCAACGACGCAAATCGTTATAACCACGACCACCTGATAACGCTCCGGCGGCAGGGGGAACACCTTTGTCTTGAGAGCTCAAGGGTGCAAGGCTGTGAGAAGGGCAGTCCCTTTGTATTGCACCCGCTGTGGTCAGAAGTGACGATAAGCGAGATAACCCCTTCATTAGGGTTCTATGGATTAAGGGATACCGCATGGGCAGGAAGGATACGTGTGCAAAGCCGCGCAGGGGAATGGCTGATTATTGTCTCAAATGGCGGGCGAATCAGGATGTGCAGCACGGCCAAAGGCGGTGTTTGTTGATGAAGCAGCGCGGTTTTTCACTGACTGAAGTCCTGATAGCGATGGCGATCGGCAGCCTGTTGCTATTAAGTACCTCGCGTTTCTTGCCCGGTTTACAACAGGCTGTTTTACGCCAGTCAGGCCAGCGGGAGCTTGAAGAGGAGGTATGGCAACGTCTTTTTGCCATCGGCAAAGAGTTCCAGCGAGCAGGATATTGCGCTGGAAAGTGTCAGGGGCAGGCGTTGATCATCGCAGAACAAGGGCGTTGTGCCATTGTCCAATGGGATGCGAACAGCAACGGCAAATGGGACATGTCGGCGTCAGAAAATGAGCGTACGGGCTTTCGTCTGCAAGCGGGGGTACTTGAAAGCCTGCATGGGGCGAGCCATTGCGAGGGGAAGGGGTGGGAAAAACTCACCGATCCGGACAGGGTAATGATCCAGCAGTTTGTGGTCAGTAAAACGGAACATCCAGGGTTTGCGCCAGAGCTTAATATAGCACTGGCTGCCATCCGCAAAGGTGCACAGGGTGACGCTTATCAGGCCCACTATAGCGTCACGGGGTACAACCTTTGAACCCTCAGCGCGGAATGTCATCACTGGCATTGGTACTGCTTTTACTGGTGCTCGGCACGCTTATGCTCGGCGGACTCAACCAGCAACTCAGTTCGTTTAGCGCGCTGGTGGGCGGTGAGAGCCGTTCGGTCCAGGAGCAGGCATCGGTACAGTCAGCGCTGTCGTGGGGACGGGTACAACGCTGGGCGACAGCGCCTCAAGTTCAATGCAAAGCGGGGCCGACCGGGCGAGTTTGCGTGCGGTTACTGAGCGGGGCGAGGGTGTTGCTGATCGCCGGAAGCCGCAACCTCCTGTTGTGGCAACGCGGGGAGATTACGAACGGTCAGATACAGTTTTCGCTTCACGGCTGGAGCGACTTTTGCCCCTTAAAGGAGAGTGCGCTATGCCAGCTACCCTGAGCAGAGAACACGGTTTCAGCATGGTAGAAGTATTGCTGGCAATGATGCTGCTGGTGGTTATCGTAACGGCGCTGTCTGGCTATCACCGGGCGCTGGCGTCACGCTTCTTGATGTTTAATCAGTATCGGCAGCTATGGCACAACGTCTGGAATCAGTCACAACTGAGCGCGCATCCCCTGCCGGAAGGCTGGCAGGTAAACCGAGTGCAGACAATGCAGTCCGGATGTGTCAGCATCACGGTTACAGTTATTTCTCCTCTGGGGCGGCACGGCGCGATGACGCGTCTGCATTGCCCGGTTAGCCAGTAGTCGGGAGCGTCTATGTTAAGGGTCTACCACTCAAATCGTCTGGATGTGCTGGAAGCGCTGATGGAGTTTATTGTTGAGCGCGAGCGGCTTGACGATCCTTTTGAGCCTGAAATGGTGCTGGTGCAGAGCACCGGTATGGCACAGTGGCTGCAAATGTCGTTGTCGCGGAAATTTGGCATTGCGGCGAACATCGAATTTCCGCTGCCTGCGAGCTTTATCTGGGAAATGTTTGTTCGCGTATTGCCGGACATTCCTGAACAGAGCGCGTTCAACAAGCAAAGTATGAGCTGGAAGCTGATGTCGCTGTTACCGGATATGCTTATGCGCGATGAGTTTAC from the unidentified bacterial endosymbiont genome contains:
- a CDS encoding prepilin peptidase-dependent protein — protein: MNKENGFTLIETLVAITLVVILSATGLYGWDSWQRQQRLWQTAEQVRDYLVFLRNDANRYNHDHLITLRRQGEHLCLESSRVQGCEKGSPFVLHPLWSEVTISEITPSLGFYGLRDTAWAGRIRVQSRAGEWLIIVSNGGRIRMCSTAKGGVC
- a CDS encoding DUF2509 family protein — its product is MNPQRGMSSLALVLLLLVLGTLMLGGLNQQLSSFSALVGGESRSVQEQASVQSALSWGRVQRWATAPQVQCKAGPTGRVCVRLLSGARVLLIAGSRNLLLWQRGEITNGQIQFSLHGWSDFCPLKESALCQLP
- a CDS encoding prepilin peptidase-dependent protein, whose product is MKQRGFSLTEVLIAMAIGSLLLLSTSRFLPGLQQAVLRQSGQRELEEEVWQRLFAIGKEFQRAGYCAGKCQGQALIIAEQGRCAIVQWDANSNGKWDMSASENERTGFRLQAGVLESLHGASHCEGKGWEKLTDPDRVMIQQFVVSKTEHPGFAPELNIALAAIRKGAQGDAYQAHYSVTGYNL
- a CDS encoding prepilin-type N-terminal cleavage/methylation domain-containing protein, with protein sequence MPATLSREHGFSMVEVLLAMMLLVVIVTALSGYHRALASRFLMFNQYRQLWHNVWNQSQLSAHPLPEGWQVNRVQTMQSGCVSITVTVISPLGRHGAMTRLHCPVSQ